In the genome of Taurinivorans muris, one region contains:
- the proC gene encoding pyrroline-5-carboxylate reductase, with the protein MQTVGFIGCGNMGSAIIYGISRAKEFHVAGYDHNPEKLQKLENECGLLPCSGEEELVKKSDIVVIAVKPYAVEELLLRIKEFLTSDTIIVSIAAGVSIAAIKKICPFCPVSVIMPNTPAMVGEGCTALCFDDGMLQDVHKETIKKIFACVGTTCILPEAQFAEFSTLIGSGPAFVFYMLEAMLEGAIRLGFKYDDAKKMLEQLFLGSTELARQNSGIPYAKLRLNVCSPKGTTIAGMNSLDKNAVRGAVIEAIMATFDRNLELKK; encoded by the coding sequence ATGCAGACAGTCGGTTTTATCGGTTGCGGAAATATGGGGTCGGCAATTATTTACGGAATAAGCCGTGCAAAAGAATTTCATGTTGCCGGGTATGATCACAACCCGGAAAAACTGCAAAAGTTGGAAAATGAATGCGGGCTTTTGCCTTGTTCCGGAGAAGAAGAGCTTGTGAAAAAATCCGATATCGTCGTCATTGCCGTAAAGCCTTACGCGGTTGAAGAATTGCTTCTGCGCATCAAAGAATTTTTAACAAGCGATACGATTATTGTATCCATTGCTGCCGGGGTATCTATTGCGGCTATAAAGAAAATTTGCCCGTTTTGCCCGGTGTCCGTCATCATGCCCAATACGCCTGCCATGGTCGGCGAAGGGTGCACAGCCCTTTGTTTCGATGACGGAATGCTTCAGGATGTTCATAAGGAAACAATAAAGAAAATCTTTGCATGCGTCGGAACAACATGCATCCTGCCGGAAGCTCAATTCGCCGAATTTTCAACATTGATAGGCAGCGGTCCCGCTTTTGTCTTTTATATGCTTGAAGCAATGCTTGAAGGGGCGATCCGCTTAGGTTTTAAATATGATGACGCTAAAAAAATGCTTGAACAATTATTTTTAGGCAGTACGGAGCTTGCACGGCAAAACAGCGGCATTCCTTATGCGAAATTGCGCCTGAATGTTTGTTCGCCAAAGGGAACAACCATTGCCGGCATGAATAGTCTGGATAAAAATGCTGTCCGCGGGGCTGTAATTGAAGCGATTATGGCGACTTTTGACAGAAATTTGGAATTAAAAAAATAG
- a CDS encoding AAA family ATPase produces the protein MKILSLQLKNLNSLYGEWFIDFTDKTYQNDGLFVLSGPTGAGKSTILDAVCLALYGQTPRLGKITQTNNEVMSKHTADCYSLLHFETKGIQYYARFEQRKAKNNPNGKLQDVERSIAKEKPDSIICRKKTEINEEIIRITGMDFPRFTRSILLAQGAFDSFLKARDEEKSMLLEQITGTEIYSEISQTIYQRAKSEKEKKERLILLANNTSLLPPEEIEKLKNRQETHNQELATINQQLSQIRAFILWHNQMQELQEKNDTAKNQHKNFLEQKKASEEKAIQLIKAEKAEKLYPEYHALNLQEKEIQNAQASLTELEKNLPKQETQLKLLIQKIEEIHNNCQQEKINYEKLRPLFEEIKKLDIELENINKNIQAQSTEIAQSEKEKQKIASDIQEIDKKNAAIRQEQDELSNWFQTNTCLETLKQELSAIKNNLIHLDTIIESGKQTKNKIAEQEEELKHQKTNNAKQEQSQKELIADTKLKQKQQKQITGQIETLLKENSLQELKTTLSFLEEKKFLLAQISALEEQRKTLREGEECPLCGSIHHPFMQKDAIIPSGNSDIDIDIKQLKHQIEEIEKLKQEQDKIDLLLAENNKRFENIGQTIQDNARQIMNKEKLIQEFQKERNELLKQYNEEKETLLQQVKPFNITEIIPNKNQDITEILEGHLKNFDMKNKQKQDIEQKLQENEKQLASLQTQLAVIQNNLTYKNGQLQTEKNTYSSIKRKREKDFAQKNPQTEEEKLLKSINELEEKKEKILQEKDKQNQEVTQSKEQINHLQAFLAEKSKNVSMLKEEFLQKLQEQEFSDVEDFLKAQLSKEELQHLQHIFKELEQNIKLTQSKLAESEKELQTLKNKNLTAGSKQELEEQEKNIREKQEASLVELGEIQGKLKQNQEIANTYNEKLQKLKKQEHIQAKWDALNSLVGSADGKKFRQIAQAITFEQVLHYANMKLQLLQKRYLLIQDKNNLLNLNVLDNYQGGEIRAVQNLSGGESFIVSLSLALGLAQMASKNVRVDSLFLDEGFGTLDEENLDTALSTLASIQQEGKLIGIISHIPLLKERINTQINVIPEQGGRSILQGAGCKKLH, from the coding sequence ATGAAGATACTCAGTTTACAATTAAAAAATCTCAACTCGCTTTACGGCGAATGGTTTATTGATTTTACCGATAAAACCTATCAGAATGACGGATTGTTTGTCTTATCCGGTCCGACAGGAGCAGGAAAATCCACCATTTTGGACGCTGTTTGCCTCGCCCTTTACGGACAAACCCCACGCCTCGGAAAAATCACCCAAACAAACAATGAAGTCATGTCAAAGCACACGGCAGACTGCTATTCCCTTTTGCATTTTGAAACAAAAGGAATACAATATTATGCCCGTTTTGAACAAAGAAAAGCAAAAAACAATCCGAACGGAAAACTCCAGGATGTCGAAAGAAGCATTGCCAAAGAAAAGCCTGATTCAATCATTTGCCGAAAAAAAACGGAAATCAATGAAGAAATTATCCGTATTACGGGCATGGATTTTCCCCGTTTCACCCGTTCAATCCTATTGGCGCAAGGAGCTTTTGACAGTTTTTTAAAGGCGAGGGACGAAGAAAAATCAATGCTCCTGGAACAAATCACAGGCACGGAAATTTATTCGGAAATTTCCCAAACAATATATCAGCGTGCAAAATCAGAAAAAGAAAAAAAAGAACGCTTAATCCTTTTAGCAAACAATACTTCGCTATTGCCTCCGGAGGAAATCGAAAAATTAAAAAACCGGCAAGAAACGCATAATCAAGAATTAGCAACGATTAATCAACAACTGTCCCAAATCCGGGCATTCATTCTTTGGCATAATCAAATGCAGGAACTGCAAGAAAAAAATGATACGGCAAAAAATCAGCACAAGAATTTTCTTGAACAAAAAAAAGCTTCGGAAGAAAAAGCAATTCAGCTGATAAAAGCCGAAAAAGCGGAAAAACTTTATCCGGAATACCATGCCCTTAATTTGCAGGAAAAAGAAATCCAAAACGCGCAAGCCAGCCTGACCGAATTGGAAAAAAATCTGCCGAAGCAGGAAACACAATTAAAGCTTCTCATTCAAAAAATCGAAGAAATACACAACAACTGTCAGCAAGAAAAAATAAATTATGAGAAATTGCGCCCTCTTTTCGAGGAAATAAAAAAATTGGATATCGAACTTGAAAATATCAATAAAAACATTCAGGCGCAATCAACGGAAATTGCACAATCAGAAAAAGAAAAACAAAAAATTGCCTCTGATATACAAGAGATAGACAAAAAAAACGCAGCAATACGGCAGGAACAAGACGAACTTTCAAACTGGTTTCAGACAAATACGTGCTTGGAAACATTGAAACAGGAACTGAGCGCCATAAAAAACAATTTAATACACCTAGATACGATAATTGAATCCGGCAAACAAACAAAAAATAAAATCGCAGAACAGGAAGAGGAATTAAAACACCAAAAAACGAACAACGCAAAACAAGAACAAAGCCAAAAAGAACTTATTGCCGACACAAAACTTAAACAAAAACAACAAAAACAAATAACCGGACAAATTGAAACGCTGTTGAAAGAAAATTCCCTGCAAGAATTAAAAACAACGCTTTCTTTTCTTGAAGAAAAAAAATTCCTGCTTGCGCAAATTTCAGCGCTTGAAGAACAGAGAAAAACATTGCGGGAAGGCGAGGAATGTCCGCTGTGCGGTTCAATCCACCATCCTTTTATGCAAAAGGACGCCATAATTCCGTCCGGCAATTCCGATATTGATATCGATATCAAACAACTGAAACACCAAATTGAGGAAATTGAAAAATTAAAACAGGAACAAGATAAAATAGACCTTCTTTTAGCAGAAAACAATAAGCGGTTTGAAAACATCGGGCAAACAATCCAAGACAATGCCCGCCAAATTATGAATAAAGAAAAGCTGATACAAGAATTTCAAAAAGAACGGAACGAACTTTTAAAACAGTACAATGAAGAAAAAGAGACATTATTGCAGCAAGTCAAACCTTTCAATATCACGGAAATTATCCCTAATAAAAACCAGGACATTACCGAAATACTGGAAGGACATCTGAAAAATTTTGACATGAAAAACAAACAAAAACAAGACATTGAACAAAAATTGCAAGAAAATGAAAAACAACTGGCAAGCCTGCAAACACAGCTTGCAGTCATACAAAACAATCTCACATACAAAAACGGGCAGCTCCAGACAGAAAAAAACACATATTCTTCCATTAAAAGAAAACGTGAAAAAGATTTTGCTCAAAAAAATCCTCAAACCGAAGAAGAAAAACTATTAAAATCAATCAATGAACTTGAAGAAAAAAAAGAAAAAATCCTTCAAGAAAAGGATAAACAAAATCAGGAAGTGACCCAAAGCAAGGAACAAATCAACCATCTGCAGGCATTTCTTGCGGAAAAAAGCAAAAACGTTTCCATGCTAAAGGAAGAATTTCTGCAAAAACTGCAAGAGCAAGAATTTTCCGATGTTGAAGATTTTTTAAAAGCGCAGCTCTCCAAAGAAGAATTGCAGCACTTACAGCACATTTTTAAGGAATTGGAACAAAACATAAAACTTACCCAAAGCAAACTTGCGGAAAGCGAAAAAGAGCTGCAGACTCTTAAAAATAAAAATTTAACAGCCGGCTCAAAACAGGAATTGGAAGAACAGGAAAAAAACATTCGGGAAAAACAAGAAGCAAGCCTTGTGGAACTTGGTGAAATTCAAGGAAAACTCAAACAAAATCAAGAAATTGCAAACACATACAACGAAAAACTCCAAAAACTGAAAAAACAGGAACATATCCAAGCCAAATGGGATGCTTTAAATTCGCTTGTCGGTTCTGCTGACGGCAAAAAATTCAGGCAAATAGCCCAAGCAATCACTTTTGAACAGGTTTTGCATTATGCCAATATGAAATTGCAGTTATTGCAAAAGCGCTATTTGCTCATTCAGGATAAAAACAATCTTCTCAATTTAAATGTGCTTGACAATTATCAGGGAGGCGAAATAAGGGCTGTGCAAAATCTTTCAGGCGGCGAAAGCTTTATCGTCAGCCTCAGCCTTGCACTGGGACTTGCTCAAATGGCAAGCAAAAACGTACGGGTGGATTCACTTTTTCTTGACGAAGGTTTCGGAACGCTTGACGAGGAAAATCTTGATACCGCCCTTTCAACCCTTGCCAGTATCCAGCAGGAAGGAAAGCTTATCGGCATCATTTCCCATATTCCGCTTTTAAAAGAAAGAATCAACACCCAAATAAACGTCATTCCCGAACAGGGCGGAAGAAGCATTTTACAAGGCGCCGGCTGTAAAAAACTTCATTAA
- the sbcD gene encoding exonuclease subunit SbcD: MKILHTSDWHIGSTFYGKKRNEEYAAFFAWLLALIQKEQIDVLLIAGDIFDTALPNNSAQHLYYSFLIDLRGTSCKHVVITGGNHDSPSFLNAPQALLKSLNIHVIGAMPENIHDEIIPIRHNGEEIIILAVPYLRERDLQGIAITENYETRAEKIVRSIAEHYKNLTEIALKQKQANSPLLAMGHLYIAGSQLEEEGERELYIGSLAKISADIFPKEINYAALGHIHSAQKIAKTEHIRYSGSPLAMSFAEKSNKKKMLVLDTENSLSVQEIEIPEFQITRKICGNFSAIRQEIEKLKALGQSVWLEVEYSGEDKFNLKDMLFALTADSKIEILKFKNQNIIDYYINDTLSEENLEDLDPQKIFDRILEKTSYPDEEKQELLACYHEILTALAEKDINE; the protein is encoded by the coding sequence ATGAAAATATTGCATACCTCCGACTGGCACATCGGCAGCACGTTTTACGGCAAAAAAAGAAATGAGGAATATGCGGCTTTTTTTGCATGGCTGCTTGCATTGATTCAAAAAGAACAAATCGACGTACTGCTTATCGCAGGCGACATTTTCGATACAGCCCTTCCCAACAACTCAGCCCAGCACCTTTATTATTCCTTTTTAATTGATTTACGCGGCACTTCCTGCAAACATGTTGTCATTACCGGCGGAAACCACGACTCCCCAAGTTTTTTAAATGCCCCGCAGGCGCTTTTAAAATCCCTCAACATCCATGTCATAGGGGCTATGCCGGAAAACATCCATGATGAAATTATTCCCATCCGACATAACGGCGAAGAAATAATCATTCTTGCCGTTCCTTATTTGCGTGAACGCGATTTGCAGGGCATAGCGATTACGGAAAATTATGAAACAAGAGCGGAAAAAATCGTTCGGTCCATTGCCGAACATTACAAAAATCTTACAGAAATCGCCCTGAAACAAAAACAGGCAAACAGTCCGCTCCTCGCCATGGGACACCTCTATATCGCAGGCTCCCAGCTTGAGGAAGAAGGGGAGCGGGAACTTTACATCGGCTCCCTCGCCAAAATTTCTGCCGATATTTTTCCAAAAGAAATTAATTATGCCGCCCTCGGTCATATCCATTCAGCGCAAAAAATCGCCAAAACCGAACATATCCGTTACTCCGGCTCTCCCCTCGCCATGAGTTTCGCAGAAAAAAGCAACAAGAAAAAAATGCTCGTTCTTGACACGGAAAATTCTTTATCCGTACAGGAAATAGAAATTCCGGAATTTCAAATAACCCGCAAAATTTGCGGAAACTTTTCCGCAATACGGCAGGAAATTGAAAAACTGAAAGCCCTCGGTCAATCCGTATGGCTTGAAGTCGAATACAGCGGCGAGGATAAATTCAATTTAAAAGATATGCTTTTCGCATTGACCGCCGACAGCAAAATTGAAATTCTCAAATTCAAAAATCAAAATATTATTGATTACTATATCAATGATACGCTGTCGGAAGAAAACCTTGAAGACCTCGACCCGCAAAAAATATTCGACAGAATTTTAGAAAAAACATCCTATCCGGATGAAGAAAAACAAGAACTGCTCGCTTGCTATCATGAAATTTTAACCGCCTTGGCGGAAAAAGACATAAACGAATAA
- a CDS encoding GntR family transcriptional regulator, which produces MGNVKEKLNAEERAYRLLTETIKQSYKPGDFILESSLAIDFGMSRTPISIALNRLVSEGILKKVPKKGSYIPLLEHDDAHNVFSIRKLLEVEALRIVTERNDYYVLSVMNRMLEDSVMALRYDDIKKFVEIDEAFHLFIVKMAYNTYLLEAWKRIFLRCNIYTRYYNSYQSCEDVQENMVLSDHQDIYYAMQNGEVKHATELLGKHIDKVYEDLCRKMKLE; this is translated from the coding sequence ATGGGTAATGTGAAAGAAAAATTAAATGCGGAAGAGAGGGCATATCGTTTATTGACGGAAACTATCAAACAATCGTATAAGCCCGGTGATTTTATTTTGGAAAGCTCGTTAGCTATCGACTTTGGCATGAGCAGAACGCCTATAAGCATTGCTTTAAACCGTCTTGTTTCTGAAGGAATTTTGAAAAAAGTTCCTAAAAAAGGCAGTTATATTCCTTTGCTTGAACATGATGACGCGCATAATGTTTTCAGCATACGCAAGTTATTGGAAGTGGAAGCTTTGAGGATTGTTACGGAACGCAATGATTATTATGTTCTTTCCGTTATGAACAGAATGCTGGAAGATTCTGTCATGGCGCTGCGTTATGACGATATTAAGAAATTTGTTGAAATTGATGAAGCGTTTCATTTATTTATTGTGAAAATGGCGTACAATACCTATTTGCTTGAAGCGTGGAAAAGAATTTTTTTACGCTGCAATATTTATACGAGATATTACAATTCTTATCAAAGCTGTGAAGATGTGCAGGAAAACATGGTGTTATCCGACCACCAAGATATTTATTACGCGATGCAAAACGGGGAAGTGAAGCACGCAACAGAATTGCTTGGCAAGCACATTGACAAGGTTTATGAAGACTTGTGCAGAAAAATGAAATTGGAATAA
- a CDS encoding 5-formyltetrahydrofolate cyclo-ligase: MDKNTLRKHMDEQRSTLYKNNNFNELCLKVQNHVLKHPLFLSAKNICTYAPAKSEIDVNSISQTAWEQNKAVYYPRCSKTQKGIMHFYLCNNFSELEKGAYGILEPKKSCPICSEDTLNSPDTLILVPALSYSPKGCRLGYGQGFYDRFLAKIPQAGSFGITFTALLSNEIPADPWDLPVQYLVTEEGIQKIQI; encoded by the coding sequence ATGGATAAAAACACATTAAGGAAACATATGGACGAGCAGAGAAGTACTTTATATAAAAATAATAATTTCAATGAATTATGTTTAAAAGTACAAAATCATGTTTTAAAACATCCGCTTTTTCTTTCTGCAAAAAACATTTGCACCTATGCCCCGGCAAAAAGCGAAATCGATGTGAATTCAATAAGCCAAACAGCATGGGAACAAAATAAAGCCGTTTATTATCCCCGCTGTTCAAAAACGCAAAAAGGGATCATGCATTTTTATCTGTGCAATAATTTTTCAGAACTTGAAAAAGGCGCCTATGGTATTTTGGAACCCAAAAAATCATGCCCTATTTGCAGTGAAGACACACTCAACAGCCCTGACACGCTTATTCTTGTACCCGCCCTTTCCTACTCTCCAAAAGGCTGCCGTTTGGGATACGGACAAGGATTTTACGACAGGTTTTTAGCAAAAATTCCGCAAGCCGGCAGTTTCGGCATTACTTTTACGGCTCTTCTCTCAAATGAAATCCCCGCTGACCCGTGGGATTTGCCGGTACAATACCTTGTAACGGAAGAAGGAATACAAAAAATACAAATTTGA
- a CDS encoding metallophosphoesterase family protein, translated as MGIAEFPFWIFLGDIHGEIRTIPRIKDVQKAQGIVVTGDIGKNGTLGDAKKVMQALEACNRKIYAQIGNMDTAQVDGYLSERRINLHKRHIETNTILLLGMGGSLPTPFSTSSEFAEEFYEENLKKFAMLPKKALTVFISHNPPYGTECDRLKNGKHVGSKAILKFIQDYQPDFCICGHIHESRAKDTIGKTTVFNLGAFASGCYGKLVLSETPEMELCTIN; from the coding sequence ATGGGGATTGCGGAATTTCCTTTTTGGATTTTTTTAGGTGATATTCACGGCGAAATACGAACTATTCCTCGGATAAAAGATGTTCAAAAAGCGCAAGGTATTGTTGTTACTGGCGATATCGGAAAAAACGGTACGCTGGGCGACGCAAAAAAAGTGATGCAGGCGCTTGAAGCATGCAATAGGAAAATTTATGCCCAAATAGGAAATATGGATACGGCGCAGGTTGACGGATATTTATCGGAAAGGCGAATAAATTTGCATAAGCGGCATATTGAAACGAACACGATTTTGCTTTTGGGAATGGGCGGTTCTTTGCCGACGCCTTTTTCCACTTCTTCAGAATTTGCTGAAGAATTTTATGAAGAAAATTTGAAAAAATTCGCAATGCTTCCCAAAAAGGCGTTAACAGTTTTCATCAGCCATAATCCGCCTTATGGAACGGAATGTGACAGACTGAAAAACGGAAAGCATGTCGGGAGCAAGGCAATTTTAAAATTTATACAAGATTATCAGCCGGATTTTTGTATTTGCGGGCACATTCACGAAAGCCGCGCAAAAGATACCATAGGCAAGACAACGGTTTTTAATCTTGGGGCTTTTGCGTCGGGTTGTTATGGGAAATTAGTGCTTTCCGAAACGCCTGAAATGGAATTATGTACAATCAATTAG
- a CDS encoding Rne/Rng family ribonuclease — protein MEETEKKKKGRPRKQAAVTENNQETSPKEGEAKFEPQALDSETPKKSRRGRPRKTKIPAPEESAQETSPEHSASDNSALGADKKKSGTGKTAAPARGKAAKPRGRKTDTVQAVKEVPPAITSQERKAIASAAQDRKALLAGNSKELPYDEPSRNLPAEQSVKDIALVGSKDMLVYEQGQMVPVEEKSENKKAAASRKRGRKGKNASENKEIIAGEVNENAKPEEKDVDFVAGVNGVAEYNGTESLSACGEQAGLGVLGVIEEAPYIDAVLPLVSDSEKSIKKPRKRGRKKKIQNEADLVQEFENFPIVEDGEIARIEAEETLRKAKKNKKETAKDKKEHVHRVLYVSTVPDEQVEVVITENGVVSEYFVEMAHQSKIRGNIYKGVINNVDTNLQAAFVNFGCGKNGFLQIDEVHPEYYLSLHHETSAKYPPIQKVLKVGQEVLVQVVKEPNGSKGAFLTTWLSLAGRFLVLTPGQEQIGVSRKVEDNEERQRLRMLLNGIKPGENMGVIIRTASEGASKTHIHKDLQLLKRTWKTIQKQVVKSPAPSLVYQEADLATRAVRDYLNEDIDEVWVDSKDVQKSVGELIKVLFPKNKDMLHLYDDKRQTLWEHFNITRQLDEVTKREVNLPSGGRLVFDQTEALMAIDINSGKSQGKSNFEAMVYRTNMEAVEAIARHLRLRDIGGQVVIDFIEMRDKNHCRDVENALHAAMKRDRARHDIGKLSGFGLLELVRQRTGSSVISITSEPCPHCRGTGFRRNLEWQAQGVLRDIRSKLAGKNVPATYVHHVEQEIAFYLLNKKRDRLSELEHEFNVRIEIHLK, from the coding sequence ATGGAAGAAACAGAAAAAAAGAAGAAAGGAAGACCCAGAAAGCAAGCCGCTGTAACGGAAAATAATCAGGAAACAAGCCCAAAAGAGGGTGAGGCGAAGTTTGAGCCGCAAGCTTTGGATAGCGAAACGCCCAAAAAATCACGCCGCGGGCGCCCAAGAAAAACAAAAATCCCGGCACCGGAAGAAAGCGCTCAAGAAACATCGCCTGAACATTCTGCTTCTGATAATTCCGCACTTGGGGCTGACAAGAAAAAAAGCGGAACAGGAAAAACGGCTGCCCCTGCCCGTGGAAAAGCGGCAAAACCCCGCGGGCGCAAAACCGATACCGTTCAAGCAGTAAAAGAAGTTCCTCCCGCAATAACTTCGCAGGAACGCAAAGCCATCGCTTCAGCCGCTCAGGACCGTAAAGCTCTTTTGGCGGGCAATTCAAAAGAATTGCCTTATGATGAACCCTCCCGAAATCTTCCCGCGGAACAAAGCGTAAAAGATATCGCTCTTGTCGGTTCAAAGGATATGCTTGTTTATGAGCAAGGGCAAATGGTTCCTGTTGAAGAAAAAAGTGAGAATAAGAAAGCCGCAGCTTCCAGGAAACGCGGCCGTAAAGGCAAGAATGCGTCAGAAAATAAAGAAATCATCGCAGGCGAAGTTAATGAAAACGCAAAACCGGAAGAAAAAGACGTTGATTTTGTCGCAGGCGTGAACGGTGTTGCCGAATACAACGGAACGGAAAGCTTAAGCGCTTGCGGTGAGCAGGCAGGTTTGGGAGTCTTGGGTGTTATTGAAGAAGCCCCTTATATCGACGCCGTTCTGCCTCTTGTCAGCGATTCTGAAAAAAGCATAAAAAAGCCAAGAAAACGCGGCCGTAAAAAGAAAATTCAAAATGAGGCGGATTTAGTTCAGGAATTTGAAAATTTCCCTATTGTGGAAGACGGCGAAATCGCCCGCATCGAAGCTGAAGAAACGCTGCGCAAAGCGAAAAAAAATAAGAAAGAAACGGCAAAAGATAAGAAAGAGCATGTTCACAGGGTGCTTTATGTAAGCACCGTGCCCGACGAACAAGTCGAAGTTGTGATTACGGAAAACGGGGTTGTTTCCGAATATTTCGTTGAAATGGCGCATCAGAGCAAAATCCGCGGAAATATTTATAAGGGCGTCATCAATAACGTGGATACGAACCTGCAAGCGGCTTTTGTCAATTTCGGCTGCGGTAAAAACGGCTTTTTGCAAATTGACGAGGTGCACCCCGAATATTATTTGTCTTTGCATCATGAAACCTCGGCTAAATATCCTCCCATTCAAAAAGTTTTGAAAGTCGGTCAAGAAGTTTTGGTGCAGGTGGTCAAAGAACCGAACGGTTCCAAAGGGGCTTTTTTAACCACATGGCTTTCCCTTGCGGGGCGTTTTCTCGTTTTAACTCCCGGGCAGGAACAAATCGGCGTTTCCCGCAAGGTTGAAGACAATGAAGAGCGTCAAAGACTGCGTATGCTGCTCAACGGTATTAAGCCCGGTGAAAATATGGGCGTGATTATCCGCACCGCGAGCGAGGGAGCGAGCAAGACGCATATTCATAAAGATTTGCAGCTGCTGAAACGCACATGGAAGACCATTCAAAAACAAGTCGTGAAATCACCTGCTCCGAGTTTGGTTTATCAGGAAGCGGATTTAGCCACCCGTGCGGTCCGTGATTATCTGAATGAAGATATTGATGAGGTTTGGGTTGATTCCAAAGATGTGCAAAAAAGCGTCGGCGAACTGATAAAGGTCCTTTTCCCGAAAAATAAGGATATGCTGCATTTATACGATGATAAGAGGCAAACGCTTTGGGAGCATTTCAATATCACCCGTCAGCTTGACGAAGTGACTAAACGGGAAGTCAATCTTCCTTCCGGCGGCCGTTTGGTTTTTGACCAAACGGAAGCGCTTATGGCGATAGATATCAACTCCGGAAAAAGCCAAGGCAAAAGTAATTTTGAAGCCATGGTTTACAGGACGAATATGGAGGCTGTGGAAGCCATAGCCAGACATTTGCGCCTTCGTGACATTGGCGGGCAGGTTGTTATCGATTTTATTGAAATGCGGGATAAAAACCATTGCCGCGACGTGGAAAACGCGTTGCACGCCGCAATGAAACGCGACCGGGCAAGGCACGATATCGGAAAATTGAGCGGTTTCGGCTTGCTTGAACTCGTCCGGCAAAGAACCGGGTCCAGTGTTATTTCCATAACCTCCGAACCATGTCCGCATTGTCGGGGAACGGGGTTTAGAAGAAACTTGGAGTGGCAGGCGCAGGGGGTTTTGCGTGATATCAGGAGCAAGCTGGCAGGAAAAAATGTGCCTGCAACGTATGTGCATCATGTGGAACAGGAAATCGCGTTTTATTTATTGAATAAAAAACGTGACAGGCTGAGCGAACTTGAACATGAATTCAATGTGCGTATTGAAATTCATTTAAAATAA
- a CDS encoding zinc ribbon domain-containing protein, translating into MHFYLLTGIVVGFAASILAGRYGRNVNFWFVVCFIFPPTFLVLLALGENQECMPDMQNQAQAMNEYTECPYCAERIKKKAKVCKHCGRDIPPKEINI; encoded by the coding sequence ATGCATTTTTATTTGCTCACAGGCATTGTTGTCGGTTTTGCAGCAAGCATTTTAGCCGGAAGATATGGAAGAAACGTGAATTTTTGGTTTGTTGTTTGCTTCATCTTTCCTCCTACGTTTCTTGTTTTATTGGCACTCGGCGAAAATCAGGAATGCATGCCGGACATGCAAAATCAGGCACAAGCAATGAATGAATACACGGAATGCCCTTACTGTGCGGAACGTATCAAGAAAAAAGCCAAAGTGTGCAAACACTGCGGACGCGATATTCCCCCGAAAGAAATAAACATATGA